The DNA region CCGGGCCTGTCACTAGCTACTGCCGCGCCACCGTAGCGTGTCGGAGGGTGATCACGGAAGTCCTGCAGCGTGCCATTCATGAGGTTGACTAGTGTCCTCCCGCCTCCGCAGCGTGATGGTCGCTGGCCGTACCGGGTCTCGGACGTCGCCGTACCCGCCGCTTGAACCAGCGGGTGTCCGGCACCCGCGCCAGCACCGGCCCGCTGACGACGGTGATCAGCACGTACGCCGTGGCCAGTGGAGCGAGCGCCGGCTCCACGCTCGAACTGGCCACCGCCAGACCGGCGATCACGATCGAGAACTCGCCCCGTGGGGTCAGGGCCAGCCCGGCCCGCCACCGCCCGGGTGCGGCGATACCGGCCCGGCGGGCGGCCAGGTAGCCGGTGACCACCTTGGTGCCCATCGTCGCCACCGCCAGCCCGAGGGCCGGCAGCAGCACCGGCGGGATGTCCCGGGGATCGGTCACCAGACCGAAGAAGACGAAGAACACGGCGGCGAACACGTCACGCAGCGGTGTCAGCAGCTCGGTGGCGCTGTGTGCCACCGGCCCGGACAGCGCGATGCCGACCAGGAACGCGCCGACCGCCGCCGAGACCTGCAACTCGGCGGCCAGACCGGCGATCAGCAGGGTCAATCCGAGTACGCCGAGCAGCAGTGCCTCCGGGTCGCGTACCGACAGCAGCGCGGAGATCTGGTGGCCGAACCGGACCGCGACCAGCAGCACGACGGTGACCGTGCCGACCGCCACCGCGACCGCCACGCTGCCGGCGGCCAATCCGGCGCCGATCAGCACCGCGCTGAGTACCGGCAGGTAGAACGCCATCGCCAGGTCCTCGACGACCAGGATCGACAGGATCACCGGCGTCTCCCGGTTGCCCAGCCGGCCCAGGTCGCCGAGGAGTTTGGCGACCACCCCAGACGAGGAGATCCAGGTGATCCCGGCGAGCACCAGCGCGGCGGTCGGCCCCCAGCCGAGCAGCAGCGCGAACGCCGCGCCCGGCAGCGCGTTCAGTAGCGCGTCGATCAGACCGGCCGGCGCGGCCCGGCGCAGGTTGCCGATCAGTTCGGCGGCGGAGTACTCCAGCCCGAGCATCACCAGCAGCAGTACGACGCCGATCTCGGCACCGACGGCGAAGAAATCCTGGATGTCGTGCAGCGGGAGCAACCCACCGTGCCCGAACAGCAGGCCGGCAAGCAGGTAGAGCGGGATCGGTGACAGTCCGTAGCGGCGGGAGAGTCGGCTCAACAGGCCGAGAAGGAGCAACAGCGCGCCAAGTTCGATCAGCAGCAGGGCGCTGTCGTGCATCGCCGGGTCAGCCGGCCGGGTCGTCGTTGGCCAGGATGCCGCCGACGCCGTCCAGCCCGGTCCTGGTGCCGACGACCACCACCACGTCGCCGGCGGCGAACCGGAACTCCGGCCCGGGTGAGGCCAGCACCTCCCGGTTGCGCAGTACCGCCACGATCGACGCCCCGGTGCGGGTCCGTGTCTTGGTGTCGCCGAGGGTACGGCCGACGAACGGCGAGCCGGCGGTGATCGCCACCTGCTCGGTGAGTAGCCCGGCGGCCTGGTCGCGCAGCCCGGCGAGCTGGCTGAGCATCAGCGAGGCGCCGAGGATGTCGGCGAGCGCCTCGGCCTCGTCGTCGGTCAGCGGGATGTCGGCGTCGCAGGCGTCCGGGTCGTCCTCGTCGTAGAGGACCAGGTCCCGACGTCCCGACCGGTGGCTCACCACCCCGATCCGCCGACCCGATTCGGTCAGCAGGTCGTGACGCACCCCGATGCCGGGGAGGTCGACCTGTTCCACACGTGCGCGCACACCGTCCACGCTACGCCGTCGCGGGGCGACCGGCCGCGCCGCGTCCGGTCAGACTGAGGGAACAGGTGTGTGGGCGACGGGAGGCGGCAGATGCGAGATCGGGTACGCAGACCCGCGACAACGGTCGACCGGCGGGCTCTCCTGCTGTCGGCCGTACGGCTGTCGGCACTGCTGTTGCCGGCCGTACTGGTGTCGGCAGGGTGCTCGATCGGCGACATCCGGCGTACCCCGCCGCAGCGGGCGGTCCCCTCGGCCGAGGCGGCGGTGTCGCCCCGCGTGGCGGCAGTCGAGGAACGCCCGATGCGGGTGCCGGTGCCGCCGTACTACGACCCGCCGCACCTGGAGTTCGACAACGCCCAGCTCGGGTACGCGCTTTTCCCCGGCTGCACCCGGTCGCCGGACGCGGGCGACCCGGTCCCGTGCCCGCCGCTGCTCTTCGTCACCTTCGACGGCGGCGAGTCCTGGGAGCAGCGGGAGCATCCGGACCCGGCGGCGACGGAGCACTCGATGCTGGTCGGCTACGGCAGCCTGGTGCTGTCCACCGCCGCCGCCTGGTACCGGTCGCTCGATGCGGGTATGACCTTTACCCGGTCGACCAGATCGGACGGGTCGATGCCGCCGGAGTTCGCCAGTTGGGACGGGCCGTACCAGGTGTGCTGCCAGACCGATCCGGTGGCGCGGGTCGTCGAGGTGACCGAGCGAGGGATTGTCCCGTTGCCGCAGCAGCCGCCGATCCCGGTGGTGCAGACCGTCGGTCACCTCGGCGGCAAGCTGACCGTCGCCGGGCTGCACGACGGCCGGTTGCATGTGGCGTCCGGCGCGCAGGTGGCCCGGCTGGACGATCGTGGGGTGGCCGAGCCGACCTGGCAGTGGCGGACCGACGCGGTCACCGTCGCCGAGCCGGACCGGATCCGTCTGCTGGTCGTGCGGGTCGAGCCCTCGGGCGAGCGCTGGCTGATCGCCGAGCGGGTGCCGCCCGAGTTTCCGATCATCTGGCGGATCGACGGGACGCGGTTGGCGCAGCTGCCGATCGCCGATCTACCGACAGGGGTGGTGTCGGCGCTGCCCGACGGTGGCCGGCTGCTGGTCACCACGCGTACCGGTGCCTGGTCGGTCGGATCGGACGGCCAGTTCGAGGTGCTCTACTGGCCGGTGCAGGGCGCGTACCTGACCCGGCTGCGGGACACGACGGTGCTGGCGCGTCGGGACGGCGCGGTGCTGCTTCCTCTGCGGCAGCCGTCGGGTGCCGGCTGGGTGGAGATCTCCTGGGAGCCGACCGAACGGTGACCCGGTGCGGGTCGGGCTCACGCGGAGGACTCGTCGATCGGAGTTGAGTGGAATAGACTCAAGTCTGGTGGTGTCCTTACCAGTGGACCAACCTGCCGCACAGGGGAGCTCATGAACGCCGAACGTCTGACCACCAAGAGTCGCGAAGTCATCACCGCCGCGGTCGCCATCGCCAACCAGCGGGGCCACGCCACGGTCGAACCGTGGCATCTGCTGCTCTCCCTGCTGGACACCGGTGGCTCGACCGCCGCCGGCCTGCTGCGGGCCGTCGGCGCCAACCCGGCCGAGATCCGCCGCACCGCCGTACGGACCGTGGAGAACCTGCCCGCCGCCCGTGGCTCCAGCGTCGCCGAGCCGAGCCTGTCCCGCGAGTTCGCCAACGCGATCGGCGCCGCCGAGCAGATCGCCCGCCCACTCGGCGACGAGTACACCTCCACCGAGCACCTGCTGGCCGGCCTGGCCCGGGTCGGTGGCGCGGTCGCTCAGCTCCTCAAGAGCGCCGGAGCCACCGAGGAGAACCTGGTCGCCGCGTTCCCGTCGGTGCGCGGCGGCGACCGCCGGGTCACCACCGCCGACCCGGAGCAGACCTACCAGGCCCTGGAGAAGTACGGCGTCGACCTGACCGCCAGCGCCCGGGACGGCAAGATCGACCCGGTGATCGGCCGGGACGCCGAGATCCGCCGGGTGATCCAGGTGCTGTCCCGGCGTACCAAGAACAACCCGGTGCTGATCGGCGAACCTGGCGTCGGCAAGACCGCGATCGTCGAAGGACTCGCCCAGCGGATCGTCGCCGGCGACGTACCGGAGTCGCTGCGCGACAAGCGGCTGGTCTCCCTCGACCTCGGCGCGATGGTCGCCGGCGCGCAGTACCGGGGCCAGTTCGAGGAGCGGCTCAAGTCGGTGCTGGAGGAGATCAAGGGCTCCGACGGCCAGGTGATCACCTTCCTCGACGAGCTGCACACCGTGGTCGGTGCCGGCAAGGGCGAAGGCTCGATGGACGCCGGCAACATGCTCAAGCCGATGCTGGCCCGCGGTGAGCTGCGGATGGTCGGCGCGACCACCCTCGACGAGTACCGCGAACACATCGAGAAGGATCCGGCGTTGGAGCGCCGATTCCAGCCGGTGCTGGTCGGCGAGCCAACCGTCGAGGACACCATCGGCATCCTGCGCGGGCTCAAGGAACGCTACGAAGTGCACCACGGCGTACGGATCACCGACGCCGCGCTGGTCGCCGCCGCCGGCCTGTCCGACCGCTACATCACCGACCGGTTCCTGCCGGACAAGGCGATCGACCTGGTCGACGAGTCGGCTTCCCGGCTGCGGATGGAGATCGACTCCCGGCCGGTCGAGGTCGACGAGATCGAACGCGCCGTCCGCCGGCTGGAGATCGAGGAGATGGCGCTGGCCAAGGAGCCGGACCCCGGCTCGGCGCAGCGCCTGGAGCGGCTGCGCCGCGAACTGGCCGACAAGCGCGAGCAGTTGACCGCGCTCAGCGACCGCTGGCAGCTGGAGAAGGGGCACATCACCCGGATCTCCACCGCCCGCGAGGAGCTGGAACGCCTCGGCGGCGAGGCGGAGCGGGCCGAACGCGACGGCGAGTTGGAGCGCGCCGCCGAGCTGCGGTACGGGCGGATCCCGGCGTTGCAGGGCGAGCTGGCCCGCGCCGAGACCGAGCTGGCCGCGCTGCAGGCCGACGGGGCGATGCTCAAGGAGGAGATCGGCGCGGACGACATCGCGGCCGTCGTCGCCGCCTGGACCGGCATCCCGGCCGGCCGGCTGATGGAGGGCGAGACCGCCAAGCTGCTGCGGATGGAGGAGTCCCTCGGTGCCCGGGTGGTCGGCCAGTCCGCCGCCGTCGCCGCCGTCTCCGACGCGGTCCGCCGCGCCCGGGCCGGGGTCGCCGACCCGGACCGGCCGACCGGCAGCTTCCTCTTCCTCGGCCCGACCGGCGTCGGCAAGACCGAGCTGGGCAAGGCACTGGCCGAGTTCCTCTTCGACGACGAGCGGGCCATGGTCCGCATCGACATGAGCGAGTACGCCGAGAAGCACTCGGTGGCCCGGCTGGTCGGTGCCCCGCCCGGTTACGTCGGGTACGAGGAGGGCGGTCAGCTGACCGAGGCGGTGCGCCGTCGGCCGTACTCGGTGATCCTGCTCGACGAGGTGGAGAAGGCCCACCCGGACGTCTTCGACGTGCTGCTGCAGGTGCTCGACGACGGCCGGCTCACCGACGGGCAGGGCCGTACGGTGGACTTCCGCAACGCGATCCTGATCCTCACCTCCAACCTCGGCTCGACGCTGATCAACGACCCGACGTTGACCGAGGAACAGCGGCGCGACGCCGTGCTGGCCGTGGTCCGGGCGCACTTCAAGCCGGAGTTCCTCAACCGGTTGGACGACATCGTGGTCTTCGCGATGCTCAGCGGCGCCGAGCTGCGCTCGATCGTGGACATCCAGCTGGACCGGCTGCGGCGGCGGCTGGCCGACCGCCGGCTGAGCCTGGACGTCGACGACGCTGCCCGGACCTGGCTGGCCGAGCACGGCTACGACCCGATCTACGGAGCCCGGCCGCTGCGCCGGCTGGTCCAGTCGGCGATCGGCGACCAGTTGGCCAGGGCCTTGCTGGCCGGCGAGATCCGCGACGGCGACACCGTCCGGGTGCAGCTCGCCGACGACAAGGAAGGGCTGGCGGTGCAGGCAGGCTGACCAGCGTCGATACGTCACGCCGGTGGACGTGGCCGGTGCCAGCGGCGAAACGCGAGGCAGACGCGGTGCCGTTTGCCCCGTGCCACTGGCGGGGTACCGATACGGTGATCTTCCGAAGCTTCGGGGAAGGAGAGCTGTGTCGGATCCGAATCCGGCCGCGCCACCGGTCAAGGCGCGGCCGAGCACCGTCACCATTTCGAGTTACCTGCTGTTCCTGACCGCCGCCCTGCAGGTGGTCGGCCTGATCGTCGCGCTGTCCGTGACGGGCACGATGCAACAGGTCTACGAGGACGCCTACGCCGACTTCGAGGGGATGGAGGCGATCGGCACGATCACGACGGTCACGACGATCGCCGGAGCGATCTTCGGGCTGCTGGTCGCCGCCGGGCTGGTGGTGCTGGCCCTGCTCAACAACCGGGGCAAGAACCCGTCCCGGATCGTCACCTGGGTGCTCGGCGGCATCTTCCTCTGCTGCTCCGGCGGTGGGCTGGCGCTCGGTGCCGCCGGCAGCGCGCTGCCCACCGGCACGACCGGCACGGATCCGAACATGCCGGATCCGGCGCAGGTGCAACGGGACCTTGAGGCCGCGCTGCCCGGCTGGTACGACCCGGTCAACCTGCTGCTCGGCGTCGTGACCGTGCTGGCGTTGCTGGCCGCGCTGATCCTGCTGGCGCTGCCGCCGTCGAACGAGTTCTTCCGCAAGCCGGCCGTCGCCTGGGAGCCGCCGGTGCCCGGTGGCGGGTACGGCGTACCGCCGATGCCCGGTGGCGCCTACCCGAGCTACCCGCCGGCCCCGGGCACCCCGCCCGGCCCGCCGCCGGCGACGGGGGGCACCCCACCGGCGGCCGGTGACACACCGGACAATCCCTCCGGTAACCCGCCGGGCAGCCAGCCTCCTTCGGGCAGCTGACCGGGCGGTTCGTCGCAGCGCTGGAGGTACGTGATGGTGGCATCGTCGTCCAAGGTCCAGACCGCCCTGGTTACCGGTGCCACCGCCGGCCTCGGCGCGGCGTTCGCCCGTCAGTTGGCCGCCGGCGGTACGCGGCTGGTGCTGGTCGCCCGGGACCGTCAGCGGCTGACCGTGATGGCGGACGAGCTGGCCGACCGGCA from Solwaraspora sp. WMMD791 includes:
- a CDS encoding cation:proton antiporter, whose protein sequence is MHDSALLLIELGALLLLLGLLSRLSRRYGLSPIPLYLLAGLLFGHGGLLPLHDIQDFFAVGAEIGVVLLLVMLGLEYSAAELIGNLRRAAPAGLIDALLNALPGAAFALLLGWGPTAALVLAGITWISSSGVVAKLLGDLGRLGNRETPVILSILVVEDLAMAFYLPVLSAVLIGAGLAAGSVAVAVAVGTVTVVLLVAVRFGHQISALLSVRDPEALLLGVLGLTLLIAGLAAELQVSAAVGAFLVGIALSGPVAHSATELLTPLRDVFAAVFFVFFGLVTDPRDIPPVLLPALGLAVATMGTKVVTGYLAARRAGIAAPGRWRAGLALTPRGEFSIVIAGLAVASSSVEPALAPLATAYVLITVVSGPVLARVPDTRWFKRRVRRRPRPGTASDHHAAEAGGH
- the clpB gene encoding ATP-dependent chaperone ClpB → MNAERLTTKSREVITAAVAIANQRGHATVEPWHLLLSLLDTGGSTAAGLLRAVGANPAEIRRTAVRTVENLPAARGSSVAEPSLSREFANAIGAAEQIARPLGDEYTSTEHLLAGLARVGGAVAQLLKSAGATEENLVAAFPSVRGGDRRVTTADPEQTYQALEKYGVDLTASARDGKIDPVIGRDAEIRRVIQVLSRRTKNNPVLIGEPGVGKTAIVEGLAQRIVAGDVPESLRDKRLVSLDLGAMVAGAQYRGQFEERLKSVLEEIKGSDGQVITFLDELHTVVGAGKGEGSMDAGNMLKPMLARGELRMVGATTLDEYREHIEKDPALERRFQPVLVGEPTVEDTIGILRGLKERYEVHHGVRITDAALVAAAGLSDRYITDRFLPDKAIDLVDESASRLRMEIDSRPVEVDEIERAVRRLEIEEMALAKEPDPGSAQRLERLRRELADKREQLTALSDRWQLEKGHITRISTAREELERLGGEAERAERDGELERAAELRYGRIPALQGELARAETELAALQADGAMLKEEIGADDIAAVVAAWTGIPAGRLMEGETAKLLRMEESLGARVVGQSAAVAAVSDAVRRARAGVADPDRPTGSFLFLGPTGVGKTELGKALAEFLFDDERAMVRIDMSEYAEKHSVARLVGAPPGYVGYEEGGQLTEAVRRRPYSVILLDEVEKAHPDVFDVLLQVLDDGRLTDGQGRTVDFRNAILILTSNLGSTLINDPTLTEEQRRDAVLAVVRAHFKPEFLNRLDDIVVFAMLSGAELRSIVDIQLDRLRRRLADRRLSLDVDDAARTWLAEHGYDPIYGARPLRRLVQSAIGDQLARALLAGEIRDGDTVRVQLADDKEGLAVQAG
- a CDS encoding cation:proton antiporter regulatory subunit, with product MRARVEQVDLPGIGVRHDLLTESGRRIGVVSHRSGRRDLVLYDEDDPDACDADIPLTDDEAEALADILGASLMLSQLAGLRDQAAGLLTEQVAITAGSPFVGRTLGDTKTRTRTGASIVAVLRNREVLASPGPEFRFAAGDVVVVVGTRTGLDGVGGILANDDPAG